The following proteins are co-located in the Trichormus variabilis 0441 genome:
- a CDS encoding glycosyltransferase family 4 protein — protein sequence MRIAQVAPLWERVPPPAYGGIELVVGLLTDELVRRGHEVTLFASGDSISLANLVSVHPRALRLDSSVKEYGIYEMLQLSTVYERADEFDIIHSHMGCASLPYTKLVKTPTVHTLHGIFTPDNEKMFRYAKTEPFVSISDAQRDLRLGLNYVGTVYNGIDVNSYKFYPQPDEPPYLAFLGRISPEKGTHLAIEIAKKSGWHLKIAGKVDVVDVEYFEKEIKPLIDGKQIEYLGEADHTQKNVLMGGAVATLFPITWREPFGLVMVESMASGTPVIAMNLGSTTEVIAHGKTGFLCSNVEECVSAIAKVADLDRYTCREYVQNRFSLQAMTEGYEEVYRQILQQRFANNGHHRSTVALSKV from the coding sequence ATGCGAATTGCTCAGGTAGCCCCATTATGGGAGAGAGTACCCCCGCCTGCTTACGGCGGTATAGAGTTAGTAGTGGGGTTATTAACAGATGAGTTAGTCCGACGTGGACACGAAGTTACTCTGTTTGCATCGGGAGATTCTATCAGTTTAGCAAACCTAGTATCAGTTCATCCCCGTGCGCTAAGGCTTGATTCCAGTGTTAAGGAATACGGCATTTATGAAATGCTCCAACTAAGCACAGTCTATGAGCGTGCAGATGAGTTTGATATCATTCATTCACACATGGGTTGTGCATCATTACCTTACACAAAGTTAGTCAAAACACCCACTGTTCACACTCTACACGGCATTTTTACCCCTGACAACGAAAAAATGTTTAGGTATGCCAAAACAGAGCCTTTTGTGAGTATTTCGGATGCACAACGGGATCTGAGATTAGGACTTAATTATGTGGGAACAGTCTACAACGGCATTGATGTTAATAGTTATAAATTTTATCCCCAACCGGATGAACCACCATATTTAGCGTTTTTAGGTCGAATATCTCCAGAAAAAGGTACACATCTAGCAATAGAAATTGCCAAAAAATCTGGCTGGCATTTAAAAATTGCAGGTAAAGTAGATGTCGTTGATGTGGAATATTTTGAAAAGGAAATTAAACCATTAATTGATGGTAAGCAAATTGAATATTTAGGTGAAGCAGACCACACACAAAAAAATGTATTGATGGGAGGTGCAGTCGCCACCCTATTCCCTATTACGTGGAGAGAACCATTCGGATTAGTAATGGTTGAGTCAATGGCATCAGGTACGCCTGTGATTGCGATGAATCTTGGCTCTACAACAGAGGTAATTGCCCACGGTAAAACAGGCTTCCTATGCAGTAATGTAGAAGAATGCGTTAGTGCGATCGCCAAAGTTGCAGATTTAGACCGTTATACTTGTCGGGAGTATGTGCAGAACCGTTTTAGCCTGCAAGCCATGACCGAAGGCTATGAAGAAGTTTATCGACAAATTTTGCAACAGCGCTTTGCTAATAATGGGCATCACCGGAGTACAGTTGCTTTGAGTAAAGTATAG